The Vibrio diazotrophicus DNA window GAGAATAAGTGCGATGGAGCCTGAATCCAGAACGTTTTCGACCAGTTCATTTAGAAGGCTAATTTGCTGCTGGTCATCATCTGCTTTCGCCAGCATTTCAATGTGTTGTGCTAAGTCTTGATATTCGCTCAACGTGTAACTCCGATTAGCCAAGGTTGTAAATATATTATTGATGCCGAGGTAAAGTTGGCAACGTATTGTTAGGGTGGGCTTTTGTATTTATAGATATGTATGAATATAGCGCCATGCTCCTAGCGTGGTTAACTTACCATAATTCTTTTTAAATGCATGGCTATTTTCGAGGGGCGTTCGGTATATATTTTTCTGTAAGTGCTTAAAAAATGGGCTTAAAGGTGAATATGTTACAAAAAGCTAGCAAGCAGTTCCTATTTCCGCAGTGTTAAGAAAAATGGATACCCTCAGGATCAATGGCAAGTATCAAATCTTCGGGTGAAATATCCGGAGTGTTCATCATGCGAGAAACCCGTTGGAGAGACGATAGAATCTGCGTTTGCTCCCATTGATCTAATGCTTGAAATTGCTCAATGAAATTATCTTGTAGTAACTGTGGCGCTTGTTCTAAAACTTGTTCACCTTCGGCTGTGATAACCGCATGTACTTTACGTTTGTCTTTTGTGTCGCGCTCTCTCTTAATAAAGCCTCGTTTTTCCAGTCGATCAAGGATACTGGTTGCTGTTGCTTGGCTCATGTTGCTGTTGTTAGAGAGCTGACGGAGCGTCATTTTTGGCGATGATTGAATAGTCCGCATCAACAGTAATTGAGGACTGGTTAAGCCAAAATTCTTGTTCAATTGCTTTGAATGCAGATCTATTGCGCGAACAATTTGCCTTATCGATATCAACACTTCATCGTGGGTACTCAAGTAAACCTCCTAAGCCGTGTTTTAGAAAAGGGGGTTACTGAATGACAGCAACCCCACAGACGAATAGAATCAGTTAACTCTATTTTTATAGCGCTTCATCACATCGCGGCTTTTTTAGCTGTCTCAATCCATGAATCGAACGTTTTTTGGTTCGCTTTGATCCAACCATTCGCGTGTGCTTCGATGTCTTTCGCTGAGTTATGACCTTGACTCATCATCATGTTTTCAGCACTGACGTCGTTGATGTTCAGCTTCATGATTTCAAACAATTTCGCTGCTGCTGGGTTCTCTTCAGCAAATTTCTTGTTTGCAACGATCTTCATTGAGTTCATTTCGAAGCCATAGTTTTTACCATTTGGTAAGGCGGTATCAACGTTTGCACGATTACCAGGAAGTGAAGAGTAAGGTACTTCTAGCCATACTACATCTTTACCTGGAACCAATACGCCACTTACCCAGTATGGAGTCCATGTGTAATACAAAATGGAATCGCCTTTTTTATAGCGCGAGATGGTATCAGCAATGATTGCGGCGTAGTTACCTTGGTTATGCGTGATGGTGTCTCTTAGACCAAAAGCATCAAGCTGGTGTTCAATAACACTTTCACAGCCCCAGCCTGGGTTACAGCCTGTTAGGTCTGCTTTTCCATCATCATTGGCATCAAACAGCTTGGCAATTTTTGGATCTTTCAGTTGTTCAATATTGGTGATGTTGTATTTTTCAGCGGTTTTCTTATCAATCAGATAACCTTGAGCAGCACCTGAGATATATTCACCTTTACGATAGAACTTGTCGTAACCGCCGGAAGCTTTAAATTTGTCATCATGTAGCGGTGCCCAGTTAACGGCTAGGTAAGTCGCATCACCTTCCGCAATAGAGGTGTAACCAACGTTGTAGTCCACTTCTTTGGTCGGCTTAACTTCGTATCCGAGCGCTTCCATGGCTTTGTTAACGATTAAGGTTTGGAACGTTTCTTCCGCTACTGTCGACTGTACTGGTTGGACTGAAATACCTTCACCAGGTAATGACGCCGCGTATGCGGATGCGCTCATAATTGAACTCATAGCAATACTGCTGGTTAACAAAGTCTTCCATGTTAATTTCATTTCTGTTCTCCTAGTTTTTTGTTTCCTTCGGTATGTGTGAGTTTCTGCTTAATGCGGTATACAAAAGACGCTGGGCCTTTTTGATACCAACGAGTTTTTGTATCGTGGCTCTCGTTACCCACTTTTTGCGTGATTCGATCGAGCAGAATGGCGAGTATCACAATGCCTAAGCCACCTACCGCAGCAAGTCCCATATCTAAGCGACCGATACCGCGTAGTACCATTTGTCCCAGCCCGCCTACAGCGATCATCGAGGCAATCACCACCATAGAAAGCGACAACATCAGTGTCTGGTTGATACCCGCCATAATGGTTGGCATTGCTAATGGTAATTGGATGCGATAAAGCATCTGCTTGGGGCTTGCACCAAAAGCGTGTCCTGCTTCAATTAATTCTTCAGGCACTTGTTGGATACCCAATATGGTTAAACGAACAATAGGGGGCAGGGCGAAGATAATTGTCACGACGACGCCCGGTACGTTACCGATACCAAATAGCATCACAATCGGTACTAGATAGACGAATGCGGGTGTGGTTTGCATCGCGTCTAAAATTGGCCGTACGACTTTGGCGGCTGTATTACTTCTGGCAAGCCAAATACCCATTGGCAACCCAATCAGCAGACAGAAAAAGACGGACGTCATTACCAAGGCCAGCGTGACCATAGCTTCATCCCACGCACCAATAAAGCCGATGACGAGCAGTGATAAAAATGAGCTAATACCTAAGCGAGGACCTGCAAACTGCCATGCCAATAAAAATAGAATGAGCAGCATGATCGGCGCTGGAGTAGTAACCAGCGCACCTTCGAATGAACTCAAAATAAAATCTATGGGTACTCTGACTGCTTGAAATAACGGGCGTCCATGTGTAACAAGCCAATTAAGTGCAGTTTCAACCCAGTGATCAAATGGGATAATGGCGTCTTTAAATGGATGCATCCAGTCAAATGACTCAGGTTGCACCTGCGCGGAATTAAGCCAATCACTGCCTGAAGTGGATGCATTTGTAGCCGTTGACCAAGGATCATTGTTCGCTGCATCGGTTGCTGACTGCGTAGCGGCTCCCCACGGGTCGGCTGTTTCCGGTGCGCTAGAAACATTTTCTGTAGCCATGTTTATTCCCTGTCTAAAGTTTGAAGTAAGCGAGATTTGGTAATAACACCAAAATACTGTCCTTGGTCGTCGACGACGGGTACCGCATAGGGTACTTCTGCCACTTGACTGATGAGATCGCCAACGGAAACGTCAGGATGAATAGTGATGGTGTCAGAAAGCAGGGCACTGCTTAGCGAACGTTTTTCTTTCTTCGCTTCATTCAAACTGTGAATGGAAACAATGCCGCTGAATTTGTTGGTTCGGTCAACGACGATGCCAAAGTCACGGTCGTGATCCAAGAGCAGTTGCAGTGCGGCTGCGGGACCATCGTTGTCGTGTTTTTTAAACACAGCAGCAGGTTTTTTGCGTGCGATGTCTTTCGCACTGAATACCGATGCCACATTTACGCCACGGAAAAACGAACTGACATAATCATTGGCAGGGTTATGTAGAATCTCGTCGGGCGTCCCTACCTGAACCACCACACCGTCTTGCATGATGGCAATACGGTCGCCGATACGCATTGCTTCGTCTAAATCATGGGAGATAAAAACAATGGTTCGCTTGTCGTCGTTTTGTAGACGAATCAACTCATCCTGCATTTCAGCTCGAATCAGTGGGTCAAGTGCTGAAAAGGCTTCATCCATCAAGAGTATGTCAGGGTCATTCGTCAGTGCACGGGCAAGACCAACGCGCTGCTTCATACCACCTGATAATTCATCTGGAAAAGATTCGCAATAGGCATCTAGCCCAACACGTTCTAACGCTTTTCTTGCACTCTTATGTCTGGTTGCTTCATCAATACCTGCAAGCTCAAGCCCAAATGATGCGTTTTCCAACACAGTCATATGAGGCATTAATGCGAAGTTTTGGAAAACCATAGAGATGTTTTGACGACGAACTAATCTCAGCTCCTGCTCTGAGATATGGGCAATGTCCTTGCCTTTTATCAGAACGTTGCCCTTTGTTGGCTCTATCAAGCGGTTAAGCAATCGAACTAATGTTGATTTTCCTGAACCCGACAAACCCATTATGACGAAGATTTCGCCTTCGTTAACCGTGAGAGAGACATCTTTGACACCCACGGTGAGTCCCGTTTGTTCAAAAATCTCATCTTTACTTAACCCTTTCTCTATCAGGGGGAAAGCTTCACTCGGAGTTTCGCCAAATACTTTATAGAGGTTTTTGACCTCCAGCATGGTAGACATGTTTTTCATCCTTGTTGCTGTACGGTTTTGACGTGAAATATCAAAATAATTATTAGTACACTAATTAATATTTTATAGGATTACAAGGCGTTACTGGTGTGCTACAGGAGGGATTGGTCACTATAATATTGAAATATAACGAATATTTTTACCTATAAAAATTTTAAATTAATTTGAGTAGGAATGTTTTGTGTGGAAATTAAATTTTGAAATTTCAGCAGATGAGAACAACAAAGAATGGAAATTTTATGAACCGTTTAAACGAATTTTTTCGGATGGAGTGATAGAAATGAACGTTTTTTTGAAACAACATTTTTGCGTTTTTTTTACTACCCTTTATCAGGTGTGCCGAAACAATAAAAGTTTGTCTTAACGACAAATTATTATGATTAGACACACCCCCTGTTTTGTCCGATAAAGCGCGTGACATTTAGGGTGTCAGGTGTGGCTCTTGAAGCCACTTCATTCTCTCTTAGTGTGTGAGATTAAATGTGGAACAATCATCTAAATTAGATCGCGTACGTGCTGATTATAACGTTCATTATTGGAGCCAAGGTTTCTTCGGAATAGATAACCATGGTGAAGTCTATGTGTCACCAAGGAAAGATGGCCAATATCAAACGCAATTGAGTTCAATTGTGAGTCAGCTAGAAACACGCGGTTTGAATTTACCGGTGCTTGTTCGTTTTCCTCAAATCCTGCATCAACGTGTTCACAACATTTGTGACGCATTTAATCAGGCGATTGATGAATACGATTACCCGAACAAATACCTGCTGGTTTACCCAATCAAGGTTAACCAACAGCGTGAAGTTGTTGATGAAATCCTAGCGAGCCAAGCTCAGCTAGAAACAAAGCAACTGGGTTTAGAAGCGGGCAGTAAGCCAGAATTATTAGCAGTACTTGCAATGGCGCAACAAGCAAGTTCTGTCATCGTGTGTAACGGTTATAAAGACCGTGAGTACATGCGTCTTGCGCTGATCGGCGAGAAGCTCGGTCACAAAGTATTTATCGTACTAGAGAAGCTTTCTGAGCTTGATTTAGTGCTGAAAGAAGCAAAAAGCTTAGGCGTTAAACCTCGCTTAGGTATTCGTATTCGTCTTGCATCACAAGGTGCGGGTAAATGGCAATCAAGCGGTGGTGAAAAATCGAAGTTCGGCTTGGCTGCGGCTCAAGTGTTGTCTGTTATTGACCGCTTGAAAGCAGAAGGTCAGCTTGATGCTCTACAACTTGTGCATTTCCACTTAGGTTCGCAAATGGCGAACATTCGCGACGTGCGTAACGGTGTAAACGAGTCAGCTCGTTTCTACTGTGAACTTCGCGAACTGGGTGCAGACATTCAGTACTTTGACGTAGGTGGCGGTTTGGCTGTCGACTACGATGGCACGCGTAGCCAGTCGTCAAACTCTATGAACTATGGTCTGGTTGAATATGCTCGTAACATCGTTAGCACTGTTGGCGACGTATGTAACTTATACAATCAACCGAAGCCGACCATTATTTCGGAATCTGGTCGTTCGGTGACGGCGCATCACGCAGTGCTGATCACTAACGTAATTGGTACAGAAGGTTACACTCCTGAAGCGATTGTTGAGCCAGAAGCGGATGCACCGACCTTGTTACAAAACATGTGGCGTAGTTGGCAAACGTTGAACGATGATACCGATGCTCGTGCATTGATCGAAATTTTTAACGATACGCAAAGTGATTTGAATGAAGCACACATGTTGTTCTCAACTGGCGTAATCAACCTGCAACATCGTGCATGGGTAGAGCAGTTATCGCTACGTATTTATCATGAACTACGCATGAAAATGAGTGCGAAAAACCGTTTCCACCGTCCGATTTTGGATCAGTTACAAGAGCGTTTGGCGGACAAGTTCTTCGTCAACTTCTCATTGTTCCAATCGTTACCAGATGCATGGGGTATCGATCAGGTGTTCCCAGTTCTGCCTCTGTCTAACTTGCAGAATGTGGAAGATCGCCGCGCAGTGATGTTGGATATTACTTGTGACTCAGATGGTGCGGTTGAGCAATACGTTGAAGGTCAAGGTATTGAAACGACATTACCTGTTCCTGCTTGGTCAAAAGATACCTCTTACTTGATGGGCTTTTTCCTAGTGGGTGCATACCAAGAGATCCTGGGTGATATGCATAACCTGTTTGGTGATACACACAGCGCAGTTGTGAACATCACCGACGAAGGCGAATCAGAAATCACTTTCATCAATGAAGGTGACACGGTTGAAGATATGATGCGTTACGTGCATATCGACGTAGACGCAATTAGAGCTAACTACCGTCAGTTGGTTTCTCAGCGTGTGGCTGAAAACGAACAGCAAGACGTGTTAGCAGAATTAGAGCATGGTTTAAATGGTTATACCTACTTGGAGGATTTTTAAATGAATGATTTGTTTACTAAAACGGATTATTCATTGTATTCAAATGCAATGACGTTCCTTCGCCAGCCGTACCAGAGAGATCCGCTAGAGTCGGATGCTGATGTTGTGGTGTTAGGCGTGCCTTTGGATATGGCGACTTCAGGTCGACCAGGTGCTCGTATGGGACCAGACGCGATTCGTCGCGCCTCAGTTAACCTAGCGTGGGAAGGCAAGAAGTTCCCATGGGATTTCAACCTGTTCAAACGCATCAAGTTAGTAGATGCAGGTGATTTGGTGTTTGACTGTGGTGACGCAGAAGATTTCACTTACCGCCTAGAAGCGGCAACCAGTGAGATTCTAAAGAGTGGTAAGACAGTATTGGCATTGGGCGGTGACCACTTCATCACTCTGCCAATCCTTCGTGCTTACGCGAAACACTACGGTGAAATGGCGCTGATTCATTTTGACGCGCACACTGATACTTATGCAAACGGCAGCGCGTATGACCACGGCACTATGTTCTATCATGCGCCGAAAGAGGGTTTGATCTCTCCTCGTCATTCAGTGCAAGTTGGTATTCGCACTGAGTACAAACAGGAAGGTCACGGCTTCAACGTAATCAACGCGATGCAAGCGAACGATATGTCTGCGGACGAAATCGTTGAGCAAATTCGTGAAATCGTTGGCGACAAGCCAGTGTACCTAACGTTTGATATTGACTGTTTAGATCCAGCATTTGCACCGGGTACAGGTACACCAGTATGTGGCGGTTTAACTTCAGATAAGATTCTGAAAATTATTCGTGCACTGAAAGGTATTAACCTGATTGGTATGGACGTGGTAGAGGTTTCTCCGCCGTACGACCAAAGTGATTTAACGTCACTTTCTGGTGCGACAATTGCTCTAGAACTGCTTTACGTTTGGGCTTCAAACCCTGAGCGTGAATAAGCCGTTTACTGCAGGTTAAATCATTAAATTGAAAGCCGAGAGGAGAAATCTTCTCGGCTTTTTTATGTGCGTAACTCACGGGATAACTATTCAACAGGCAGATATAGGCTTTGCTTTGGCGTATCTAGTACTACATTAGTCATTACACGGCGAATTTGCGGGAACTGTTCCATGATGTGTTCAATAAATCCATCGTAACTTTTGGCATTTTCAGCCGTCATCACCACCATTAAATCGACATTACCAGTAACGTAAAACACCTGTTGAATCGAAGGTTGAGTCTCTGCCCAGCGTTTGAATTTATTAAGGACGGTGTAGTTGTCTCTGTCGATTTCTATTCCGGCAATAAAGGTCATTGGATGGGTGGAAAGCTCGGGTTTGATCACCGCTACTTCCGCCAGAATCGCCCCTTCATCCCTCAAACGTTTTATGCGTCTCTGCACGGCAGAAGCGGATAGACCCACCTGTTCGGCAATGATTTCACTCGCCATACGGCAGTTGCTTTGCATCAGTTCCAGTATTTTCTTATCGAAATTATCCAGAGTGGTTTCACTCATGGTTTTCCTCTTGCGGTTATTCCGCATTATTGGTGCCTAAATGCGGTAAATCTTCCATGTGGTGCCAAGAATAGCGGATTTTACTTACCAATTGGAATCCACAATTACTCCATTCGTACGGTTTAGAAAGAAAAACGGCTATCAACCTCAAATGGTTCTTAGCTCGTAACTTTGGTTAGTTTAATGATTATGGCTGGCCTAATGGCTATGACTGGATTAAAAAATGCTTAATGATGATTTTGATACAGGGTTAAACCCTGAAACCTTCGCTCCTGAAACACTTGCGGTGCATGCGGCTATTCGACCAGACCCTCATACGAACGCCATTGCTCCGAACATTGTGATGTCGGTAAATCACAGCTTTCTGCCGAATGAAGGCGCATTTTCAGCACAAGGCATGGAAGATATCTCCGACTCTCCGTTTCTCTATGCCGGTTGGACAAACCCAACGGTGCGCTTACTCGAACAGCGCTTGGCTATTTTAGAACAGGCTGAAGATGGACTCGCGACTGCCAGCGGAATGGCCGCAATCACTGCGGTATTTATGTCTTTACTCAAAGCAGGGGATCATCTGGTCATCAGCGATGTCTGCTATGCCGCTGTGTATGAGTTTGCTACCCAAGTATTGCCCCAGTATGGAATCGAAGTCACTGCAGTGGATACTTCATGCATCAAAAGTGTGCAAAATGCACTACGCCCTAGCACTAAGTTGGTGCACATAGAGACGCCATGCAACCCGTTATTAAGACTAACCAATATTCAAGAGGTCTCTTTGCTGCTTAAAAACAGTGGAATTTTGCTCAGTGCTGATTCGACCTTTTCAACCCCGGTTATTACCCGACCACTTGCACTTGGGGCAGATTTGGTGATTCATTCTTTAACCAAGTTTATTAACGGGCATGGAGATGTGCTTGGCGGATGCGTGCTGGGCTCAAAAGCCTTGATTAGCAAGCTCAGAAGCGTTGCTGGCGTCTATTTTGGTGCATCTTTAAGTGCGCAGAGCGCATGGCTAATTATGCGGGGTATGGAGACGATTTATCCACGTATGAAAACCCTTTGTGAATCGGCTCAAACCATTGCTGAGTGGTTAGAAAACCACCCCAAGGTGCTAAGGGTTTTATATCCCGGCTTGGCGTCTCATCAACAATTTTCGCTGGCTAAGCAGCAAATGACATTTTTTGGCGGCATTATTGCATTCCAAGTAGAGGATATCGAACTGATTGAGCAACGGTTTGCACATGAGTCGAGGATGTTTTATTACGCTTATTCCATAGGACATCAACGCAGTTTAGCAGTGGTGTTAAAAACCGATGATTTGGACAAGTCGACTTATCGATTTAGTCCGGAACAAAAAGCGAAGTTTTCTAGGGAAGCTGGCAAAGGCGTGGTCAGGCTCTCAGTTGGTCTTGAGTCACCAACTGATTTGATTCGGGACTTAAGTCATCTTCTTAGATGAAAGCTGAATTTTTATAGCATTTTATTGGTTTTAAATTCGGATAGTTATTGAAATGTTATTAGATTGTGTTGCATTATCTGGTGGTTTTTGATGTCAGTACGCGTTTGCGTGATATTCAATACAACATCGTATTTGTCATTGGACGAACAGAAAAATAACAAAATTTTTTATAAGGGATATTATGAAAAAATTTATTAAATCTTCAGCTGCTGGACTTGTTTTTGCCTGCTCTCTGCTTGGTGCTAATCAAGCAATGGCGGAGTCTGACCTAGAAGGTGTTCTTAGCTCAGGTGAATTAAAAGTTTGTTTCGACGCGGGCTACATGCCTTTCGAAATGAAAACCAAAGATGGCCGTTTCATTGGTTTTGATATCGATTTAGGTAAGCACATGGCTCGCTCTATGGGTGTTAAGTTCACACCTGTAAACACCGCATGGGATGGTATTATCCCTGCGCTTCAAACCAACAAGTGTGACATCATCATGGGTGGTATGACTATCACTCCTGAGCGTAACTTGAAAGTTAACTTTGCTGACCCGTACATTGTTATCGGTCAATCTATAATTTTCTCTCCAGCGCTTGAAGGTAAAATTAAAAGCTACGCTGATTTGAATGACCCTAAATACACAGTCTCAACAAAGCTTGGTACTACTGGTGTTGAAGCTGCGAAGAAACACCTTTTCAATGCAAAAGTTGACCTTTACGACACAGAAGTAGACGCCGTTCTGCAGGTTGTTAACGGCAAAGCAGACGCTTTCGTTTATGACTTCCCATACAACGCGATCTACGCTGCTCAAAACAAAGGCAAAGTTGCGCATTTAGCAGAACCGTTCACTTACGAACCTCTAGGTTGGGCGATTCGTCAAGATGACCCGAACTTCCTAAATTTCTTGAATAACTACTTACGTCAAATCAAAGGCGACGGTACTTATGATCGTATGTACGACAAGTGGTTTAAATCTGACGACTGGTTGAAAGACGTTCAATAATTAACGCCTTAAGCTGTAGTCAACTGGGCAGCGTAATGTTGCCCAGTTCATTAAAAAGAATAAAGAGAATCTGAGTGATGCAGTCAAAATCCTCAAAATGGATAGGACACGGAATTTACGTCCTAATTATGGCCATGCTTATTGGTGCGGTCTATTTCTCTGGGAAGAGTATTAACTATAACTGGCATTGGGATCGTCTCTGGCCGTACGTTGTTAACACCGAGATGCAACAACTTCGTGCAAACGGAGATGGTACAGCGGTGGTTAAAGCGGGTCAGTTAACGATTGAATTCGACGATGCTAGCCAACCACAGATCATTGATCATTACACAACACTTTTGGTTGGAAACGGTGATTTGGTTTTCCAAGGCGATGCCGTTGCACAACTGAATGAATGGAAGTTTGGCCCGATTGCTCATGGTTTATGGGTGACGGTTGAAATTTCCTTTATCTCCCTCATTTTTGCGGTTTTGCTTGGCCTTGTGTTTGGTCTGATGAGGGTGTCCAAAAATCAAGTGGCGAGAAATTTATCCCTAACCTATGTTGAACTGATACGTGGCACGCCACTTCTGGTTCAAATCTTCATCGTTTATTTCTTTATCGGAACCGTACTCGATTTCGATCGTTTTACTGCCGGTGTTGTCGCGTTATCAGTATTTACAGGTGCTTATGTTGCCGAAATCGTACGCGCAGGTATTCAGGCCATTCCAACAGGGCAGATGGAAGCCGCGCGTTCATTGGGTATGACTTATCCAAAAGCGATGCGCTACATCATTCTTCCTCAAGCTTTAAAACGCACGTTACCACCTCTGGCCGGTCAGTTTATTAACCTAATAAAAGACTCATCGCTGGTTTCTGTTATTTCAATTACGGACTTAACTAAAGCGGGTCGTGAAGTGGTCAGTGGCAGCTTTGCACCTTTTGAAGTGTGGTTTACCGTCGCAGCACTTTACTTACTAGTAACCGGGACTCTGTCTTGGGCAATTCAACGTTTAGAGAAGAGGTTATCAGCCAGTGACTAGTGAATATAACGGCGAAGATATGGTTTACGCCAGCAATGTCGACAAGTTCTATCCTAACGGTTGCCACGCTTTAAAATCGGTATCAACGACGGTAAAACGTGGTGAAGTCGTGGTTATCATTGGCCCTTCAGGTTCAGGTAAATCGACGTTTTTACGTACTCTGAACCAGTTAGAAGAGATCAGCTCAGGAACTATCATCGTTGATGGTTTCGATATGTACGCAAAAAGCACGGACATTAACGTATTGCGTCAGAACGTGGGAATGGTGTTCCAAAGTTTCAACTTATTCCCGCATATGACTGCGTTGGAAAACGTAATGATTGCACCCATGAAAGTGGCTAAGCGCCCTAAACATGAGGTGGAAGGTGCCGCGAAAGTGTTGATAAAACGTGTCGGTCTTGAAGATCGCATGAACAACTACCCAACGCACTTATCCGGTGGTCAGCAGCAACGTGTAGCGATTGCCCGCGCGTTAGCAATGAACCCAGACTTGATGTTGTTTGATGAGCCAACATCGGCCCTTGATCCTGAGATGGTAGGGGAAGTTCTGGACGTTATTAAAGGTCTGGCAAAAGAAGGGATGACCATGGTTATCGTGACTCACGAAATGGGCTTTGCCCGTGAAGTCGCAGACCGCGTGTTGTTTATGGAAGATGGTAAATTGTTGGTTGATGACAGCCCGCAAGCCGTGTTTGATAATCCAAGCCATCCTCGTTTGCAGCAGTTCTTGGCGAAAGTTCTGTAATAAAAATCTTGTAATAGTAGCGATACGATTAAACCAAAACCGAGCCTTAAAGCTCGGTTTTTTCTTATTTGCAGGTTACATGGCCCAAAGTATCAGCGCGAGTATTTGTGGCGACAGTATTCGTAGACACATCACCAGCGGATATACAGTGGCATAAGCTAGTGCTGATGCACCACTTGATTCATGTAAGGCATTGGCAAATGCGAGCGCTGGTGGATCGGTCATTGAACCTGCCAACATGCCACAGATAGTGAGATAGTTAATGTGGCCCAGCACTCTTGCCAATATGCCAACCGTAATCAACGGAATTGCTGTTATAGCGACACCATATCCCATCCAGCTAAGTCCATCGCCTTGCACCAGCGTTTCAATAAAGTTACCACCAGATTTAAGACCTACCACAGCCAAGAACAGTACGATACCAATTTCCCGTAGCGCCAAGTTGGCACTGGGTGGCATAAACCAGTACATTTTGCCGATACTGCCTATTCTGGCAAGAATGAGTGCAACGATCAGTGGGCCGCCAGCCAGTCCGAGTTTGATTGCAGCGGGGAAACCCGGTAGGTAAAAAGGAATTGAACCGAGCAACACTCCGAGACCAATACCGACAAACACAGGCAGCATTTGTACCTGTTGCAACTTTTGGTGAGCATTGCCGACCATGCCGCTAACCGCTTCAATGGCTTCCTGACGTCCGACTAAGTTCAAAATGTCACCAAACTGAAGGGTAGAGTTGCTGGTGGGGATCAACTCAACACCTGCACGGTTAAGGCGTGAGACAACAACGTCATATTTCTCTTTTAGATCTAAGTCTCTGAGCTTTTTACCCAGAACAACTTCATTGGTAACAACCAAACGTTGCACTCGCAGTTCTGTTCCTCTGGTAGAGAGCGATACATCAACCTCTTCGCCAATCACGAGACGCGCTTTTTCCAAAGCGTTCTTGTCGCCGACAAGGTGGAGCAGGTCATTGACTTCAACACGAGAATCCGGTTTTGGTACCAATAACTGTTCATTGCGTTTTAGGCGTGAGCACACAATGTTACCGTCACTAAGTGCTGGAATATCTTTCAAAAACAATCCGTTTAAGTTGGGGTTTTTAACAGAGATATTCATGGTGTGTAAACTTGATTTCTTGTGACCATTTTTGATTTCAAACTCATCGGCTTCTTGGTTCACATTGACGCGGAAGATAAGTCTAATCAACCACATAGTGAGCAATATCCCGCAGATACCAAACGGGTAGGCAATGGCATAGCCCATACCCGTCATATCAAGTAGGTTT harbors:
- the speB gene encoding agmatinase is translated as MNDLFTKTDYSLYSNAMTFLRQPYQRDPLESDADVVVLGVPLDMATSGRPGARMGPDAIRRASVNLAWEGKKFPWDFNLFKRIKLVDAGDLVFDCGDAEDFTYRLEAATSEILKSGKTVLALGGDHFITLPILRAYAKHYGEMALIHFDAHTDTYANGSAYDHGTMFYHAPKEGLISPRHSVQVGIRTEYKQEGHGFNVINAMQANDMSADEIVEQIREIVGDKPVYLTFDIDCLDPAFAPGTGTPVCGGLTSDKILKIIRALKGINLIGMDVVEVSPPYDQSDLTSLSGATIALELLYVWASNPERE
- a CDS encoding Lrp/AsnC family transcriptional regulator, with translation MSETTLDNFDKKILELMQSNCRMASEIIAEQVGLSASAVQRRIKRLRDEGAILAEVAVIKPELSTHPMTFIAGIEIDRDNYTVLNKFKRWAETQPSIQQVFYVTGNVDLMVVMTAENAKSYDGFIEHIMEQFPQIRRVMTNVVLDTPKQSLYLPVE
- a CDS encoding trans-sulfuration enzyme family protein, translating into MLNDDFDTGLNPETFAPETLAVHAAIRPDPHTNAIAPNIVMSVNHSFLPNEGAFSAQGMEDISDSPFLYAGWTNPTVRLLEQRLAILEQAEDGLATASGMAAITAVFMSLLKAGDHLVISDVCYAAVYEFATQVLPQYGIEVTAVDTSCIKSVQNALRPSTKLVHIETPCNPLLRLTNIQEVSLLLKNSGILLSADSTFSTPVITRPLALGADLVIHSLTKFINGHGDVLGGCVLGSKALISKLRSVAGVYFGASLSAQSAWLIMRGMETIYPRMKTLCESAQTIAEWLENHPKVLRVLYPGLASHQQFSLAKQQMTFFGGIIAFQVEDIELIEQRFAHESRMFYYAYSIGHQRSLAVVLKTDDLDKSTYRFSPEQKAKFSREAGKGVVRLSVGLESPTDLIRDLSHLLR
- a CDS encoding transporter substrate-binding domain-containing protein — translated: MKKFIKSSAAGLVFACSLLGANQAMAESDLEGVLSSGELKVCFDAGYMPFEMKTKDGRFIGFDIDLGKHMARSMGVKFTPVNTAWDGIIPALQTNKCDIIMGGMTITPERNLKVNFADPYIVIGQSIIFSPALEGKIKSYADLNDPKYTVSTKLGTTGVEAAKKHLFNAKVDLYDTEVDAVLQVVNGKADAFVYDFPYNAIYAAQNKGKVAHLAEPFTYEPLGWAIRQDDPNFLNFLNNYLRQIKGDGTYDRMYDKWFKSDDWLKDVQ
- a CDS encoding amino acid ABC transporter permease — encoded protein: MQSKSSKWIGHGIYVLIMAMLIGAVYFSGKSINYNWHWDRLWPYVVNTEMQQLRANGDGTAVVKAGQLTIEFDDASQPQIIDHYTTLLVGNGDLVFQGDAVAQLNEWKFGPIAHGLWVTVEISFISLIFAVLLGLVFGLMRVSKNQVARNLSLTYVELIRGTPLLVQIFIVYFFIGTVLDFDRFTAGVVALSVFTGAYVAEIVRAGIQAIPTGQMEAARSLGMTYPKAMRYIILPQALKRTLPPLAGQFINLIKDSSLVSVISITDLTKAGREVVSGSFAPFEVWFTVAALYLLVTGTLSWAIQRLEKRLSASD
- a CDS encoding amino acid ABC transporter ATP-binding protein; this translates as MTSEYNGEDMVYASNVDKFYPNGCHALKSVSTTVKRGEVVVIIGPSGSGKSTFLRTLNQLEEISSGTIIVDGFDMYAKSTDINVLRQNVGMVFQSFNLFPHMTALENVMIAPMKVAKRPKHEVEGAAKVLIKRVGLEDRMNNYPTHLSGGQQQRVAIARALAMNPDLMLFDEPTSALDPEMVGEVLDVIKGLAKEGMTMVIVTHEMGFAREVADRVLFMEDGKLLVDDSPQAVFDNPSHPRLQQFLAKVL